The Solanum pennellii chromosome 11, SPENNV200 sequence GAATATTCAACAATAGGGGTTCGTGGTTaaatataaacatgaatgaaTCAACGCAAGGATCTCAATAATAATGTAGAAAATTCAATACTCAAAACTCAAGAACTCAGAACTCAATGATGCTACTAATATCAAGAAAAATGATTCATGCTGAAATATAGACATGAAAGAACCAACTCAAGAATATCAATGCATAACATATAGTATTCATTAATTaggaataaattttaaagagaaACCAGAATTCAAGAACCCAATATCAACTCATCTTAAGAATACTCAAATCTAGTCACACTCTATCTGAAGTTATCTTACACGAAACAAAGGAATTTGGGCATAAAGTAAGAATATGACTATTTTGCCTAAGCAATACAACTGCTAGCAAACTGTCTGCCATTACTATGTTAAAGCCTGATCTCTAAATCACAAGATGATAAACAtgagatatttatattaatctAAACCACAAGATTCAGATTTTATGTCTCTATTGGAAATCTCACTCCAAGAATATTACTCCTTACCACTacattaatcaacaaaatttttAGTCATAGTCAAGAAGTATCTAATGCATCATTTACTCATCCACATGTAACAACATTACAATCAAGCCTTGTACTATAGCCAATCCATGGACTCCTATTAACCAATCCTTCTAAGAATTCATCCTCCTCTCGCCATCTCTATCAATTGAAATTTCACTCAGATGAGTAGTATCTTTGAGTTCTGATTTCTTGAGTTTTGAGTATTGAGTTTCCATATTACTATTaaaattcttgagttgagttgttTATGTCGATGATTCCATGAACCCTATGACTTGAGTTATAAATCTGGAGAAGCATTTTAAAGTCAACACTTgagttttaaaataagtttaaggaAGTAAAAATGAGTATTGAGAAATgagtttttaaaatatgattagtATGACAATAGAGTATGTTATCAATGTTTAAGCAACATGGTATCTAGATATACAATCAATGTTTATGCAGTATGACATCTCGAGTCATCAATGATTACAGGGGTGGCTCGACTGTGTTAAAAGAAAGACATGTGCCTTAGGCCCCCAAATTTAAAGGGTCTCATTTTAATAGTAATAGgctataagttattattttttaacaaatattaaatactatttgtagaaaaagtaaatttttcatgaaaatgaatgaattattagaagaaaattgacatatttggagtactatatcacatgaaaaataatttaaaataaaaatgattatattatcaattgaaaagtagaagaaatcaataatatataaattcttaACACTTCAAGTTTAAGGCCCCATTTAATTTTTGCTTTAGGCGACTAATATGCTTAAGCCGCTCCTGAATGATTATATCACAATAtaattttgatacattttttagaAAGAGTTTTCAAGTATGAATTGAGTAaaagtataagggaactaagtattcccaaaggtATCTGTTTTTACATTGATAAAagagaaactttgatttctaaatgagttatgaGTTCAGAAGATATTTCAAGAGAagttacctcttttaagaggttagtttgagcaattatctcaaatcagAGGAACAgctatgtttttaaacataagagcaTGAGTATATATcattgagagtagtattgaacaACGGATGACGAATTCAGACGACTCAAAAGACTCATAAACCTTGTATGGCAACATGGGTAAAGGGTCATATTGTTTAGATGATTCTTTATTGCTTATAAGTATAGCTTAGTGTCCTAAGACTCATCTTTGTATAGTAGAGACTTCATGAATAGacaatttttaaatgtttttttcaatttgatatgTATGTTAGTGTCCTAAGGGCTAAGCTAGCGTTTGGccataaatattcaaatatttttggtaaatattatttggatgaaaatttgggtgaaatttcaccatgtgtttggccatagaATTTGtgaaacatatttcatttttttagaaatatgaattatacctataagtttttaaaattatcaaaactaaCCATAAATTTGTCTTACATAGCAAAATAGAAATCTCgatttccaattttctcaaaaaagtcATTCCTAACTTCTATTAATCGTGGACCACTGATGGCATAACCTTTAAATCCGGACATCCTCGCATCATCATGCAAGACACTTATAAGGACTTGATGTTTCTTCATTAGTCCATTTATCAACCGCTGAACCACgtgatttattcatttttttttacgtttctacaatacaacatcaacatgacaacacatcatattcataactttattttttttggagtgCACAAAATCTGAAAGCATGTctttactaaaaatgaaaaatgtacgAATACGATTGAAAGTATATTACCCTGTTAACCGGAAAAGTTGAAGTCATAGAGTTCTCGTCGGAAATCTCAAAACCAACTTCAAGAATAATGGGCATTACAAAACTTAACAAACAAGCCCGAAAAATTAGTTGCGCCAgtctaatgaaaaaataaaacacaaggAGAAAAGATTCTTATCATTCGTAACTCTTAAACCTAGACAAGAGAACATATTCATACAAATCAATTCAAGCAAGTTCAATGTAAACGAAATTcactataagaaaaaatatgtagATTTTTACAAATAATCTTCAGTTTGTTTCTCCACAGAGGACTGTCACAGAGCTTTTACTGTGGTTGTTCAACTAATTTTTTGGATATAAAAGTCCATATACGTATATgctctatataatagaaaagtgtattaattgagttagttggcaGATGGGGAACTAATTGAATTGGTTGGTGTTAATAAATcgattatttttgtaaaatatataagttaggtgtaaaaattgaatttctaaaactttccaaataatgaaattttcccaaatactagaaaaaactagtatttggaaatttggaatatttgccaaaaaaatttgccaaataatgaaaaagtgtaTGGACAAACAAAATTTGCCAAATTCTTTCCCAAGTTTTACTTGtaaaatctatggccaaacgggccctaagatTCATTTTTGTATAGTAGAGACTTCATGAATAGAcagtttttaaatgttttttttttcaattcgaTGTGTATGTATGCTTGAGTTAttcttccgcttgtagtcagccaggatgagAGTTCGCTTGAGGGCCAATAATAGTTCTCGAGTGTCggtcacgtccagggtgtaggctcagaTCGTTACATCTCTTCTAATTAATTTTGAGAGTTCTACTTACCCGAATTGAATTCTGTAAAGCCCTATGGACTCCTTAATATCTCGACATAGcttgcatatatatattttctcagACACTAATCTCATCTACACTACTAGTTTGCCGAACATATGGAAGAATTAGGAGGGTATTTTGGtcaatttattatgattaaaattattgaaggaAAAAAGTTAATGATCGTCAATATGAAGGGCAAAAATTTAAGACCATCCCTTATGGTATCTTATCTTTACAAATTAACTCTGTACAACATTTAGTACCATGCAGAGTTTACTCAGACCAACCAATCGCGGGGATAATTTTTTCTTGAACTACCAAACATTGTATAACTTAAGCATAACTTAAGCGAAAACTTATATGTTGGGAATTTCGTTAGTAAAATCAACCAAACAACCAGTTAATTAgcgttattattattattgaaaccACTATGATTGAATGTTGAAATACACAGTATAAGATTCATCTTTGAAGCTCAGTAAGGGTGCCAAAAGAAAGTTTCTCTTAGCACCTTTTGCCACAAAGCTGATAGGGTGATACTGAGTAATTCCATTTCCTAACATGAAACTTGCTGCCTGTTTGAAATCAGCATCCAAGGACGACTTCGAATTGCAGTTAAGCTTGACAACTGACACATCTTTGTAGTCCACACCACTATACATGAAGCAACCCCTTTTATCATCAGATTCTAACGAAACTGTCCCATCCTTCCCATCTAATCCTGCAACCAAGCGGAGCAACGACCCAATGTCATCCGAGGACTGTCTGATCCCGAGACTTGTGCCATTTCCTAGACGAGTTATGAACATTCCAGGGAAATCAAAGGGCTCTAACATGACTAGTAGTCCGATAAAATCTTTTGGTTTTGAAAGCTTGACAGATTGTTTGTCATTTGAGATGATTCTGAAGGTAGCGCTGACAGCAGAATCTGTTCCAGTTTTAGGGTACTTCTCCATTTGAATAGAGCGATTCGTGCTTGTTATGACAAATGTTACATTACTAGATTCTTGTGTTAGAGATATAAGATAAGAATTATACTCCCATGGAACTGGAGTTATCAAATCTGAGAGAGAAGTGGATTTTCTTTCAATATCCCAATCGCCAGTAGAATGGCCCGCGAGAAGGTATGGACCATAAAGAATTGCCTGTATCGATGCATATTCTAGACGGTCATCTAAAGCACCATTTACAAGAGTGTGTTAGTAACTATAGTGTATGatccattattattattattattattttgaatagaGACGTAGTAACATTGAGCGGACAAAGAAAAATCTTAATTATCACCTTTAATAGCCTCTGTTCGAAGATTCATAGGAAGCTCCATGTTGATTTTTTCACCTGAGCCCCAACCCTTGGTGATCGATAGGAAGTTACCTGGTGGAGGTAGAGATAAATTCTCCCCGTTCAAGGATGCTTTTACGCTACTTGAATCAGTCCAACTTGGTATCCTCAGATTTAATGTAGATGGTGCACTAGTTTCATTCTGAAAGAATTATTTATCACAACAAGTTATGTTCAAATCAGGGGCGACTTAAGCATATCAGTGGGCTaaagtcaaaaatgtcattttgaGGCTCGGAGAAATGGGAGGAGAAGTGCATTCTATCAATAAGTTCCAACAAATGAACAAAGTAAATTAGAATGCGTACCCCCTTTGATGACACCGTTATTGTCACTAGAAGGCGATTGTCCCACGAAACAACAGGGTCTACGCTCTCACTCACCACAACTTGCCCAGAGTTCCAATCAAGAGTGCTAGATATATACTGGATGATGTAAAGCCCAGGAGAATTCCCTTTCTCTTCGAAATAAATAGAATCTCCCAATTTGGAGAATGATTCAATCCCTATAGAGGAAAATACAACGTAAATTcaatccattttttttaagCTATACATCTTTGGTGGTAAACTCagaaaatcacaaaattttGTTGCACATATAAATGTATTTGCTGTGCCAGGGGTATAGAGAAGATTGCTCTTTGCAAGAAAAGTAGGGTCCCGTACATCCAATCTTTACTCGACAGAGTTACCTTGTACTTATACTGGTGGGAGGTACCCGTAGAATTATCGAGGTGTCCTTACACTAGTATGGACACCACGACTATCGTAAAAACAAAAACAGAAGGGTGTAAGAGCAGAGTGTATTTATTCCAACACCTGTTCCATAGCAACACCAAAAGTCATTAAACGGCGATCCCCATCCATGGTAGGTCTGAGCTTTGGAAGCACCCGGTTGAAGTGGAAGCATATATATCATCACTCCAGCATCTCTCCCCCTTTGAATACTGAGCACACCATTTGTTAATGCGCGTTCATAATAATCAGCATATGCTATATGTTTCGTCCATCTGAATAAGTGGCGGGAAACCTACAAATGATTCACGTTTGTGCATAAATAAACACACAAGGCACTAGGAGCAAAATAGGAAACAACACGAAAAAATCAATGAGCACACCACCTTTAGCATATTAAAGGTAGTACACGATTCTCCGGTCTCTGTGCTTAGCTTGCTAGCTAACCTCTTCGGATCTGACCTGCTCAGGTTGGTATCAAAGAGAAGGGGAGATACAAAGAACTttaaatcaagtaaacctaacaaAGGAATTAACTTTGTGCATACTATgcttaataaacaaataaataaaactattcATCTCCGTTAGATTTTTTAGACTGTACTACCAGAATTCATCGGCTGATGTCCCTCCAGTTGCGTAGACGTGGGAAGAATTGACAATATCCATAAAGTTCATCCCAATTtcctaaagaaaaagaaatggtgTATTTACCCCCATGTAAACCAGTGGAAACACCAGGACTGCAGAACGTATTCCTGAAAAGATGGTTTTCCAAAATCAAAAACATTTACCTTCGAAATTGGATCACCAGTAACCTCATAGCGCAGTTGTGATCCAATAACAATTGGAATGTGCGTATTTGCATGAAAATTCGATAGGTCATCAGCCTAACAGAAGAGATGGGGAAAATATATTAGCAATGAAGTTAACGTTCATTACACACACAACTATATATTGTAATCATGGATGATATATGATCAGCCtaaaccaaaagaaaaacagaaatgACTTTCCCAGTAAGTAACTTGGTTTGTCCTCATATTTGTGCGAATGAGGTACTTCGTTTTATAGTCAACACAGTAATTAGCTGAATTATAGCAACTAATGGTAATAGATACCAGTCGATATTTAGTATGTTACAATGTGAGAATGTGGAGAACAGATATTTATACCTTAACAGCTAAGCGCCCTAAAAAGCATGGTTTGTCGAAGAGGTGAGCCAACGTTAAGTGCTTTGAATTACCCTGCAACAGCATTTAGAGGACGATAAAAGTAGGATTATTCAGATTATAACAAAGAGTACGATATATGCATATTATTGCTCCAGTAAAACGTGAGGCGACTAATGACTAAACATTGTGCTAAGGaaaggtgaaattttcaaaatcaga is a genomic window containing:
- the LOC107003510 gene encoding uncharacterized protein LOC107003510, with the translated sequence MKSLVLLGVLASFSMLYGGVHCKECTNIYTPLSSHTFRYELLSSKNETLKQEIFSHYHLTPTDDSAWFNLLPRKVLREEEEFDWAMTYRKIKNSDVLGEVYGLLNEVSLHDVRLEPNSMYGVAQQTNLEYLLMLDVDRLVWSFRKTAGVETRGKPYGGWEKPEIEVRGHFVGHYLSATAQMWASTYNESLGEKMYAVVSALNECQEKMGTGYLSAFPSEQFDRVEAIQPVWAPYYTIHKIMAGLLDQYTLAGNPKALNMTTWMVDYFYDRVQNVITKYTIQRHWDSLNEEFGGMNDVLYRLYRITGNSKHLTLAHLFDKPCFLGRLAVKADDLSNFHANTHIPIVIGSQLRYEVTGDPISKEIGMNFMDIVNSSHVYATGGTSADEFWSDPKRLASKLSTETGESCTTFNMLKVSRHLFRWTKHIAYADYYERALTNGVLSIQRGRDAGVMIYMLPLQPGASKAQTYHGWGSPFNDFWCCYGTGIESFSKLGDSIYFEEKGNSPGLYIIQYISSTLDWNSGQVVVSESVDPVVSWDNRLLVTITVSSKGNETSAPSTLNLRIPSWTDSSSVKASLNGENLSLPPPGNFLSITKGWGSGEKINMELPMNLRTEAIKDDRLEYASIQAILYGPYLLAGHSTGDWDIERKSTSLSDLITPVPWEYNSYLISLTQESSNVTFVITSTNRSIQMEKYPKTGTDSAVSATFRIISNDKQSVKLSKPKDFIGLLVMLEPFDFPGMFITRLGNGTSLGIRQSSDDIGSLLRLVAGLDGKDGTVSLESDDKRGCFMYSGVDYKDVSVVKLNCNSKSSLDADFKQAASFMLGNGITQYHPISFVAKGAKRNFLLAPLLSFKDESYTVYFNIQS